One genomic segment of Marinitoga piezophila KA3 includes these proteins:
- a CDS encoding AtpZ/AtpI family protein has product MRRRDKFGVDIKIFAQLNLVYFFALTVLANIFVGYIIGYILSSITHAEVWKIIFLFLGIISGLYQGIMELMKEAEKQDNEFKQQRNRQTTTGKNEGNSD; this is encoded by the coding sequence ATGAGAAGGCGAGATAAATTTGGAGTAGATATTAAAATATTTGCGCAACTTAATCTGGTATATTTTTTTGCTTTAACTGTATTGGCAAATATATTTGTTGGCTACATAATAGGATATATATTATCTTCCATAACACATGCAGAGGTGTGGAAGATAATCTTTTTGTTTTTAGGTATTATTTCTGGTTTATATCAAGGGATAATGGAATTAATGAAGGAGGCAGAAAAACAGGATAATGAATTTAAACAACAAAGAAATAGACAAACAACTACTGGAAAAAATGAAGGAAATAGCGATTAA
- the atpB gene encoding F0F1 ATP synthase subunit A yields MSESQKKTLLVLFLIYLGLGLVNFIFFPSANLEGVGLRWTYTFGDTPSFWNTINPMTLIMSGLIILLLIVFAAGVKFELIPNKKQSIVEALLEYFWELVEDAVPNQRYRKAIFAISTTLFLFILVANLLSGFPGINVAPTEEGIKFGILTDTWYTPTSDLNTNGTFAVMVLVISHIFAIKAKGIGSWIKMFFEPTPLLFPLNLIGEIAKPVSHSLRLFGNIFGGGILVLIISYMIKYFVLPVFLWGFFGIFVGFIQAFVFSLLAIAYMGSLLEE; encoded by the coding sequence ATGTCTGAAAGTCAGAAAAAAACACTTCTTGTTTTATTCCTGATCTATTTAGGATTAGGGCTTGTAAATTTCATCTTTTTTCCTTCAGCTAATTTGGAAGGTGTAGGATTAAGATGGACTTATACGTTTGGAGATACACCCTCTTTTTGGAATACTATTAATCCAATGACATTAATTATGTCCGGACTTATTATTTTATTATTGATAGTTTTTGCTGCGGGTGTAAAATTTGAATTAATTCCAAACAAGAAACAATCGATAGTGGAGGCTTTGCTGGAATACTTTTGGGAATTAGTGGAAGACGCTGTTCCAAATCAAAGATATAGAAAAGCAATATTTGCTATTTCAACAACACTATTTTTATTTATTCTTGTTGCTAATTTACTTTCAGGTTTTCCGGGTATAAATGTAGCTCCTACGGAAGAAGGTATAAAATTTGGAATTTTGACAGACACATGGTATACTCCAACATCAGATTTAAATACAAATGGAACATTTGCTGTAATGGTTTTGGTAATAAGTCATATCTTTGCAATTAAAGCTAAAGGTATTGGTAGCTGGATAAAGATGTTTTTTGAACCAACACCTTTGTTATTTCCTTTGAATCTTATTGGAGAAATAGCAAAACCAGTTTCGCATTCATTAAGGTTGTTTGGTAATATATTTGGTGGAGGTATTCTTGTATTAATCATCAGTTATATGATTAAATATTTTGTATTACCTGTATTTTTATGGGGATTTTTTGGAATATTTGTTGGATTTATACAG